The DNA sequence TTCTCTTTTCCATAAAGGCTTGTACTCCCTCTTTGTAATCTGCGGTTTGTCCGGCGGTTGATTGAATTTGATCTTCAATCTCCAGTTGTCGGTTGAGGTCGTTACTCAGGGACTGGTTCAGTGCGCGTTTGGTGAGGCCAAGGCCGGTGGTCGGCATTTCTGCCAATTGATGAGCCAGGTCGAAGCTTGCTTTTTCGAAGCCCTCGTCGGGGAGGGTCTTATAAATCATCCCCACACGGGCAGCTTCTGTAGCACTTATTTTATCCCCCAACATCATGTAGGCGGTGGCGCGTTGTAGACCTACCAGACGAGGGAGGAAGAAGGTGCCACCGCTGTCGGGGATTAAACCAATTTTACTAAAAGCCTGGATAAAGCTGGCCGATTCGGCGGCCACGGTAATGTCGCAAGCCAGGGCTACATTGGCTCCGGCACCTGCCGCCACACCATTGACTGCCGCGATGAAAGGCTTCTCCGTTTCCCGAATCAGGCGGATGATCGGGTTAAGGTGTTCGGAAATGATCTTACTGAGGCCGGGAGCATTTTCCTGGGTAACCTCACCCAAATCCTGACCGGCACAGAAGGCTTTGCCTGCGCCAGTAATGAGAATGGCTCTAATGTTTTCGTCTCCTGCACATTGTTTGAGTGCTTCTTGCATACTCAGGGCCAATTCGCGGGTAAAGCTATTGTATTTCTGAGGGCGGTTGAGCGTAATACAGCCAACCTGGTTTTTGATTTCAAAAAGGATAGGATCCATAAAAAGGTTTATTTTACTCAACAGCAGCCTTCGCCAGTTGAAAGTTAGGTTCTGTGATCATGTTTTTCAGCACCTTGGGTAGCCGGAAACGTTGGCCGTAATCCTGGTGGTAGACTTTGGCTTGCGTTATGAAATGCTCAATGCCATAATCCTGCACAAACCGGATGACGCCGCCAGTCTCTTTGGGGAAGCCCCAACCGTAAACACTGCCCAGGTTGGCCGCTGCGGCGGAAGTGATCACATCCTCTTGCATGCACCACAAGGCTTCGATGACCTGGGCGAAAAGCAGGCGTTCGTTGAGTCGCTTACGATCGTAGTTCAGTTTATTGGGAGCCCAGTGATCGCTAAGACCTTTCCATAAAACCTTGTTACCCGTTTGATCGTAT is a window from the Lewinella sp. LCG006 genome containing:
- a CDS encoding enoyl-CoA hydratase-related protein, translating into MDPILFEIKNQVGCITLNRPQKYNSFTRELALSMQEALKQCAGDENIRAILITGAGKAFCAGQDLGEVTQENAPGLSKIISEHLNPIIRLIRETEKPFIAAVNGVAAGAGANVALACDITVAAESASFIQAFSKIGLIPDSGGTFFLPRLVGLQRATAYMMLGDKISATEAARVGMIYKTLPDEGFEKASFDLAHQLAEMPTTGLGLTKRALNQSLSNDLNRQLEIEDQIQSTAGQTADYKEGVQAFMEKRKPVFTGK